DNA from Prevotella sp. oral taxon 299 str. F0039:
AATTACTTGAACTTATGGATAAAGAAAAGACTTTTGATGTGATTTCTGTGGTTATACCTATTTATAATGCAGAAGATACACTTCGTGCATGTATACAAAGTGTTTTAGTACAATCTTATTTTAAGTTTGAGTTGATTTTAGTAGACGATGGTAGTATTGACAATAGTGGTACGATATGTGACGAATATGCAGACAATGATAAGATCACCATTATTCACCAACCAAATAAAGGTCGCACTGCAGCAAGATATGAAGGAGTAAAGCAAGCAAAAGGAGAATGGATAACCTTTGTTGATGCTGATGACGAATTGGAACAATATGCGCTTGCACGTTTTTCTGAACGTATTAATAACGATACCGATATTATTTTTGGAAACGGACAATCTTTATCTATACCATATAGAAAAAATATAGAGATTCATACATTCCGACACCTAGCAGTACTTGGAGAAGGAACAATTGGTGTTCCTTGGGGAAGTTTGTTTAGAAAGAAATTACTAACACCCTTTGTCTTTGACTTGCCTAAGGAACTGGAGATGGGAGAAGACTATATCTATTGGTTGAGAATGATTTTCCATAC
Protein-coding regions in this window:
- a CDS encoding glycosyltransferase family 2 protein, yielding MDKEKTFDVISVVIPIYNAEDTLRACIQSVLVQSYFKFELILVDDGSIDNSGTICDEYADNDKITIIHQPNKGRTAARYEGVKQAKGEWITFVDADDELEQYALARFSERINNDTDIIFGNGQSLSIPYRKNIEIHTFRHLAVLGEGTIGVPWGSLFRKKLLTPFVFDLPKELEMGEDYIYWLRMIFHTERPVAIIKENLYRKGAEHTSNDYHWTASYCHLLNGLRMKSIPQEQQEEFLVDTIKDRIVNLLAVALCEPRAKWIHHSFYTELREDMKKVGVTFTLKQKFFLFLLNHSLRRLYILLSKKIHSGE